In one Fusobacterium perfoetens ATCC 29250 genomic region, the following are encoded:
- a CDS encoding M20 metallopeptidase family protein: MENFFYEVRSKLHEMPEIALEEYNTSKFIRNFLKNLNIEYIEIGTSTLALFYGEEDNWIGFRADIDALPIQEENDKQYKSKINGMMHACGHDGHTTNLLYFAKWLQSEINNGKILKKSIMLIFQAGEEGKGGARFIANSEFFKSKNFEGIFAFHVTPDLEEGKITACPGPMSFQNINFDIILTGKGCHGAQPHKGIDSILIGAKLVEAYQSIVSRNIDPLEPIVLTIGSFKAGEVRNVIPDEVKILGTIRFFNTELIEFLKERVTSINEGFEKAFGVKIQMSFVPFYPPVINSPELYRKFEKIISKDKFIKNIKLSGSEDFSFYLQNGNKGLMFLLGIRNEKENFTYPLHSSKFDFNPNVLKESFDIFKKLLLEMKAFK; the protein is encoded by the coding sequence TTGGAAAATTTTTTTTATGAAGTTAGGTCAAAATTACATGAAATGCCAGAAATTGCTTTAGAAGAATATAATACTTCTAAATTTATTAGAAATTTTTTAAAAAATCTAAATATAGAATATATAGAAATTGGTACTAGTACTCTTGCTCTCTTTTATGGTGAAGAAGATAATTGGATTGGATTTAGAGCTGATATTGATGCCTTACCTATTCAAGAAGAAAATGATAAACAATATAAATCAAAAATAAATGGTATGATGCATGCTTGTGGACATGATGGGCATACTACTAATTTGCTTTATTTTGCAAAATGGTTACAATCTGAAATTAATAATGGAAAAATTTTAAAAAAATCTATTATGTTAATTTTCCAAGCTGGAGAAGAAGGAAAAGGAGGAGCTAGATTTATAGCTAATTCTGAATTTTTTAAAAGTAAAAATTTTGAAGGAATCTTTGCTTTTCATGTTACTCCAGATTTAGAAGAAGGAAAAATAACTGCTTGTCCTGGTCCAATGAGTTTTCAAAATATAAATTTTGATATAATTCTTACTGGAAAAGGTTGTCATGGTGCTCAACCGCATAAGGGGATTGATTCTATTCTTATTGGAGCTAAACTTGTGGAAGCTTATCAATCAATAGTTTCAAGAAATATAGACCCTTTAGAACCTATCGTTTTAACTATAGGAAGTTTTAAAGCTGGAGAAGTTAGAAATGTTATTCCTGATGAGGTTAAAATTTTAGGAACAATTAGATTTTTTAATACTGAATTAATTGAATTTTTAAAAGAAAGAGTTACTTCTATTAACGAGGGATTTGAAAAAGCTTTTGGAGTTAAAATCCAAATGTCATTTGTTCCTTTTTATCCTCCTGTAATAAATTCTCCTGAATTATATAGAAAATTTGAAAAGATAATTTCTAAAGATAAATTTATAAAAAATATTAAATTATCTGGTTCTGAAGATTTTTCATTTTATTTACAAAATGGAAATAAAGGTTTAATGTTTTTATTAGGAATTAGAAATGAAAAAGAAAATTTTACTTATCCCCTTCATAGTTCAAAGTTTGATTTTAATCCAAATGTTTTAAAAGAAAGTTTTGATATCTTTAAAAAATTATTATTAGAAATGAAAGCTTTTAAATAA